The Urbifossiella limnaea nucleotide sequence AGGAGCTGGTGGCGCAGGTGGCGGTGTCGGCGGGCCGCGACGCGCAAATCCTGGAGCGCCGCGGCCCGAGCCCGGACCACCCGGTGGCGGTGACGTGCCGCGAGTCGGGCTACCTGAAGTGCATCGTCTCGCGGGTGTGGTGAGGTGTGGCGAGCGGCCCGCGTCAGCGGGCTGTTGCTAGCGCGTCGAAGTGCGAAGGAACAGCCCGCTGACGCGGGCCGCTCGCCGTCCTCATCGCCCCTCTAGCCACCACAGCTCCACGCCCTTCCCGTCGGACACCATCAGCACGTCGGCCCGCGGCCCGTAGGCGATCACCCGCTCGCCGAGGCGGAACGACTCGAACACCTTCGCCCGCGTCGGCAGGTTCCACACCGCGACCGCCCCCGCCGCGTCGGCCACGGCCAGCTCGCCGCCGCACGGGCTGAACGCCAGCTGCCTCACCGCCGCTGACCCCACCTTCAGCGGGAACGGCGCCGCCCCCCCGGCCGGCCACACGCCCACCACGCCGGCGTCGTCGCCCGTGGCGAAGTCGGGCCACGTCGGCCCCACGGCCCACGCCCGCACCGGCGCCCGGTGCAGCCGCGGCGTCGGAGCACCCCCCTTCGGCGGCGGCGGGCGGGTGACGACCGTGCCGTCCGGCGTGCCGTACAGCAGCTTCCCGGCCGGGTGCCAGGCCAGGAATGTGACCCCCGGCGCGGGCACGTCCTGCCACGGGCCGGCGGGGATCGTCTCGTCCTTCGGCGTGCTGGTGACGACGCCCTGCTTGACCCGCGCCGCCGGCGGGTCCGTCAGCAGCGCCAGCGGCGCGTAGCGGACCGTCAGCTTGTCGCCGCGCACCGCGGCGAACCGCTCCCGGTTCGGCTCCGGCAGCGCCGCCGCCGGCGCGCCGGGGACGAGCAGCGTCAGCCGCGGCGCGCGGGCGGCGGCCACTGACAGCCCGCTGTCACCGGCGAGGAACACGTGGTCGCCGCCGAACGTGATGCGGCGGACCGGGCCGAGGCCACGCGGGCCGACGCGCGGCGGCTCGAACGTCGGCTGGTCGAGCCGCCACGCCCACGTGGTGCCGTCGGCGTAGCCGACCATTGTTTCGCTGCCGTCCGGCGTCACGGCCAGCGCGGTGACCGCGGCGGGGCCGTCGGGCAGCCGCGTGGTGCCGTCGCGCGTCATCAGGTCGAAGTAGCTCGGCGGCTCGGTCGGCGTCGGCGGCGCGGGCGGCGGCTCGACCGGCGGCAGCTCCACGGGTGGCGGCGCCAGCGGGGGTTCGACCGGCGGCGGCGGTCGCTGGGTCAGGTAAAGCGCCACGCCGCCGACGAACGCCGCACCGACGAGTACGAGCACGAGCAGCGCCGCGGCCGGGCGGAGCCAGACGGGCCGGCGGCGGACAGGGACATCGGGGACGGGGCGGGTGCCGGCCAGGAACGCGGCCGTGTCGGCGGTCAGCTGTGGCGTCGGGAGGAGGAGGGCGAGCGGCCCGCCGGGGAGGCTGAGGCGGAGCGCGCGGCCGGCGGCGACGGCGACGGTGCCGACGGGGGCGAACACCAGCGGCCGGTTCGCCTCGCGCTCGACGAACAGGCCGAACGGCGTGAACACGGCGGTGACGCGGCCGCGGAGCGGGTGCGCGCCGCCGACCGCGGCCGGCACCTTGACCGGCGGCGGCAACTCGACCGTGGCCGGGCCGGCCGTCGAGATCGGCTCGCACTCGTCAAGAGAGATGGGCTCGTCGGCCGGCGGGTCGTCGGCGACGGTGGCGGCGAAGACGCGGTAGGCGTCGTCGGCGGCGGCCGCGCGGAGGCGGGTGCGGCACTTCGAGCAGCGCGACCGGCCGGGGTCGGTGCCGGCCGGCACCCGGACGCGCCGGCGGCAGCCGGGGCAGCGGAGCGTGTCGGCGGTCATGCG carries:
- a CDS encoding WD40 repeat domain-containing protein, yielding MTADTLRCPGCRRRVRVPAGTDPGRSRCSKCRTRLRAAAADDAYRVFAATVADDPPADEPISLDECEPISTAGPATVELPPPVKVPAAVGGAHPLRGRVTAVFTPFGLFVEREANRPLVFAPVGTVAVAAGRALRLSLPGGPLALLLPTPQLTADTAAFLAGTRPVPDVPVRRRPVWLRPAAALLVLVLVGAAFVGGVALYLTQRPPPPVEPPLAPPPVELPPVEPPPAPPTPTEPPSYFDLMTRDGTTRLPDGPAAVTALAVTPDGSETMVGYADGTTWAWRLDQPTFEPPRVGPRGLGPVRRITFGGDHVFLAGDSGLSVAAARAPRLTLLVPGAPAAALPEPNRERFAAVRGDKLTVRYAPLALLTDPPAARVKQGVVTSTPKDETIPAGPWQDVPAPGVTFLAWHPAGKLLYGTPDGTVVTRPPPPKGGAPTPRLHRAPVRAWAVGPTWPDFATGDDAGVVGVWPAGGAAPFPLKVGSAAVRQLAFSPCGGELAVADAAGAVAVWNLPTRAKVFESFRLGERVIAYGPRADVLMVSDGKGVELWWLEGR